Proteins found in one Arachis stenosperma cultivar V10309 chromosome 8, arast.V10309.gnm1.PFL2, whole genome shotgun sequence genomic segment:
- the LOC130943380 gene encoding uncharacterized protein LOC130943380, which produces MCIVFVCDEDERVVSRHPAAGSCPYCGGMIQAMDVESQWRFCFVPFYLKTKTRYYCTLCTRRLLLQ; this is translated from the coding sequence atgtgTATAGTGTTTGTGTGCGATGAAGATGAGAGAGTGGTGTCAAGGCACCCGGCAGCAGGGTCATGCCCTTACTGTGGAGGGATGATTCAAGCTATGGACGTTGAAAGCCAGTGGAGGTTTTGTTTTGTGCCTTTTTATCTTAAGACTAAGACAAGGTATTATTGTACTCTCTGTACCAGACGCCTTCTTCTTCAGTAG